The nucleotide sequence agtattggcagtccagtccaatttatcatccagctgcactcccaagtatttataggtcagcaccctctgcacagtcaactctgatgatcacggggtccaggaggggcttgggcctcctaaaatccactaccagttccttggtcttgcttgGAGGCtccactaagtattgatgtcatatctctgttggggtgcccacatttatgcccctgtctaattttgttataatgcatattgcatattttttgttaatccaataaacttaatgtcactgctgaaatactcctgtttccataaggcatgtcagatattaaaaggaagttgctactttgaaagctcagccaatgagaaacaaaaattaaagaattaagagggggtcccaaactttttcatatgactgtatatgataTCCTCATTGTCTTACTTGTACTTGTTGTCATAAGGAAGAaggaaatatattatattatatatattatattatattatattatattatattatattatattatatattatattatattatattatattagactAGATTTGCATAGATTAGATCAGTGATGAGCTGATCCTCCCATGAGGATGTTGGACATCTCTAGGTCTGCGGTTcttgaagctgatcctccaattagctgtgaacctccCAGCCTCACTGAaattgcaaaagtggtggaccaGCTGAGggaagggaaggctgcagggttCTGTGGTATCtgtgggtgaacttctccaggctggtggccagctgtcctcctggcattgcaaataATCTTTCCTTCCATTTTGGAGATGGACCTCATCCCAAGTGActagaaaacgggacttgtcatccctatctggaaagggaagggtgatcgcctggattgcagcaactacaggatgaaaacactgctctcagtgccaagTAACGTCCTtattagggtcatcctcaataggatcagtgatcacttgctcacctaccagcgaccggagcagtctggtttgacgcctaagaagtctaccatcgactgcatcctggcactgagggttctcatggagcgcaaacaccaATATCAAcagagtttctttacagcctttgtcgattttcataaagtgtttgagtcagttgatcaagctgccctgtgggacatcatgAGACTTCACGGGATCCTCTCAAGGTTGTCGGATATCATGGccgcctgtacactggtactgtgagtgctgtgcagagaggGGGCAGACCCTCTCAGGTGATTCTGGGGtccatcagcggtgtgttctgctcttactctgttcagtgcttgcatggactgagtgttgcATAGTGTCGTAGGGTCCAGTGaatggggggcatctgttggtgaagaaagattcactgatcttgactttgttaaTAATGCTGTGATTATTcacagagtcaatgaaggctctgatcggtgcaatcaagagactgagtgaggagtctgagtgtctggccttgtgagggtcctgataaaaaccaaacaacctttaatgacttcttgggcacggccatcagcagtgtgtctgcggagagagtgtcgacctcgtcaagaggtttagttacctcagcagtgacattcatatctctggtgactcttcctatgaagtcagtagatggattaagAGAGCATgagtggggtcatgaggtcagtggaaaggggtgtgtggttctCCTTATATCTGAAAaatgatgaaggtccaagtcttcagagtcctggtagTCCCTGTTTGTCAGACATTGACGATATctggtgacctgagatgaagactggactccgtcatttgtgtctcttcagagaatctttgggtcccactggtttgaaTTTCTGTTGCTcctggagtcccgaatgaggcacatgacctgcattgtaagggagcttACATCactagttcaagttcaaagtttattgtcatgtgcacagtaaggaaacacgtttcccagtataatgaaattctttcttcacCAAATAACAGAACCAACgtttaaagataaacataaataataagaagcagatagataataagtaacagaggcagcataaagtataaaaacagaatagaagtataaagtgtaatgtgcaggtaggtgtgtgatggacaagtcaaacaCAGTGGTGTGAGGTCAATAGAATGAGGTGGACcgcggttataaactccagtcagttatttaggaggcTAATAGCCTTGGGGAAATTTCTTTAGCCAGGAAGCCctcatttcatacttctatacctccttcCTGAGGGTTGAAGTGTGAACAGTTTTGTGTTGGGGGTGAGTCGAGGCAGATCTCCtgcagactctgcagttgtagatgctctgcagagagggcagtggggtcctggtgatcttctcatcAGTCTTtcccactctctgcaggcgtttgcggtccatagcagtagtggtGCCGTACCatacagtgatgcagctggtcaagatgctctcaacaatgcagctgtaaaagatGCCGAGGATCTTactcgacataccaaacttcctccgCCTCCTCAGAATGTCCAGCTGCTGTTGAGCCTTCTTggccagctgtgtggtgttaagtgttcAAGTGAAGTCCTCACTGAGGTAGccactatggccatgtgatgcaattcccagagggtgatccttATTGAGgacttgagtggctggaccaggccaagggttcgctcacgtaacacctggttgcgaCAGataggtcatttctggagggtgggactggaccacatgtctgcctggggggttgccaaccgggatcccgtgctgtttcgtcatgtggtgggtgcggtaacgtgctgtaccagtgtatgctccccatcCCAACTTGATTCTCTTACCCCTCACAAAACCCTGAAAGTCATCAAATTCTTAAGTCACATTAGCTTTTTCGGTTTTGATCAAACCAGCTCCACGGTCTCTTCATTTCACAAGCTCGTCTGTTTTCTCCTCCTCTGTCCCGGTCTTAAGATGAGAAGAATGACAGCACTTGAGTGTTTTACTGGTTGTCAAATGGAGGGTGGAAATAATTATAAacttacattagattagattcgaCCAGATTAGATTAGAGAAAGGAAATCTCTCTGTGATGCGTCAACGGTATTGTTTCACTAATATCGGGCGGATTTTGTAATTCGATAGGTGAATTCATGCTTGGACAAACTGGCTCATTTTACCACATAATCAAGCGGCGACCAACCACAGACATGTAGGCGATCCATTGAAGCACTACAAACGAATGAGGCTGGCTTAGCGGGATCGTGCGTTTATCTCTCTCGCGGAACGCAATGCTGAATCGATTTGTTTGTGTTCGCCAATCGATTCCCACTGTGAGAGACAGTTGTACGTTACTGTGCTGAGTGTACACTTGCTGGCCTAATTCTTCGGTTAGAAAGAACCGCAGCTACACCAGAGAGTAGATAACACCCTTCACCAGCTTGCTTCAGGTACTTTGATAGATTTGTATACATGTGTGgtatctaaacagaaataaatgaatacaataagtgCATAAATACCGATGGAATACATATAtgaacataactaattaaatgtcAAAGTTACACAGTGTTCAGGAAGAGCAATGTTAAACATCACTCAACTTTAcgtattgtttaatcaaaccagtaggtggcactattaACCAGAATTAAAGGTACAGCGTAATGCTCAAGACGGcattcatttagaaaaaaataccttTACGTTTAAAAAATATCAACACATTTTAACGTCTTGTAGCGTTGTAATATACAGCGCATCTCTCCTCAAAGGTCAACAGTGCACAGACTTAACAATATGTTCATTCGCAAATAGCAAACATAGCCATAATAGCGCTTTTGTATACTTGCACTGAATATCAACATAAGTTGCAACAATAGCTAAGATATTAAGTTACAgtgaacactgcaaaaaaaaaaaaaaactttgctgttAACTTTTGTATCTGTGTGTTGTGCGTTACTGACAAACAAGCAGGTAGAGACTGTGAGCGCGTTACAATTCCGAAACAAAACGCCGTGCATAGTCTTGTGGGCCGTGTCTTGACTCGGTTCAGCAAATATCAGGGAATTTTGTACACCCTGCTTTCTGTAGGACTTCTTTTATTGCTTCGTGAAACTACTCATGTAGTCATGACTGTAAAAATACATCGGCAAGTAGAAGTGTAACTGACTGGAAGGTTGAGATATGTGCTATAAAATGTAgtggaataaaagtaaaaagtttcTGCAGGTACATCTTGtaaataaaattacagaaaaaaaaacaaaacagaaacaattgtAATTCTACTTCGTTACTTTCCATCACTGCTGCCCGCTTGCCTTGAAGTGACCACTCAAATcatcatccttctatataaaagcggtcgggtttgtccttctgtcccttgagtgctacgcaggcgcggagtttcacacacgccccgtccattttgcaatccACGATGaaatttgtagtttcgtttttccaggtaaagatgattttctactccagactgtgcgatatcttcttcttcttctttcttaagcggtcgggattgtccttctgtcccgtgagtggaaagcgtagcggtattctgcttatcacaggcttactacttgcagcttgcggtacgaagcgacatgatgtgagcagagttctggtgctcccatcgttcccttgcttttgtgcgctggaaaaatacactaaattatgtctctggaaataattaatgttgatggagtacaaatgccacaccgcgtagtaaatatcaggggggctCAAAAGTGCGACctcaatatataaaaaagtttaaatttcatcacaaaaataacagaaactacgagtattaaagtaatactgctcaaatgcaatactgtataaccaaattaatgagtttgtacaaaatatcaaattaatctacatattgaattgccttaagaagtggtcaacttaaaagtcggtcgccttaaaagacgGGTCAgcctaatataaaaaaacaaatcatgacCAGTGTCAGCTTCTTACACAAAATATTTGACGAACAAAAAGCTTATTGCAAAGCAGCTCTACGCTCGGTTTATTATAGctccattttaataaatgtttgaagactttttaaaagtaattttattcatttatttatcttaatatgggctacattttgttttattccagGACTCATCTCATGCTATACGCACTGCAAAGTCGTTGAGTGACAATTGACAAATGTTTTCGTTATTAACCCATCAGTGGAAATAAATACACTTGTGAAAAGTTACATAAGGTAAACACTACATAGTAATTAAATAACCGAATACGAAAAAGCCCTTAAAAGCGGCTAAATTCGGACACGGACTGGTTCGTGGACAAACGCAAAGGAAAGGACAGGCACACGCATCAGTAAAAGAAACTTTCATTTTTGAAACGATGAGCCCCCTGTTCTACTTTCCGATGACATCGCGATGCCCTTGTGTGTGAGAAACAAAAGTGGGGCGAATCAACGAAGAGAAGTCCGCACTGCACCAGGGGTGGGAATTAAAGGATACAGAGAGGGCTTGAACACCATCTAAAGTAAAATATGTCTAAAAAAATCCCCTTCATTCTCCAcagctaatgaaaaaaaaaaataataaactggatTTGCGGCACGGTGACTGCATACGttaacgaaagaaaaaaaaatgcccgTTATTTGGATTCGCCGTTGTCGGGAAACTCATCTCCAAATACTAGAACATGCGTGctaaacaatgaaatgaaataaaatgttaaaatggaatgctaaaaaatgaagagagaaagATGAAAGTGGGAAATAGATGTTAAAAAAGTTGAACCACGAGAAAGTATGTGaaagataatatttttttatggaggttttttttcttctacatcaTTTCCGGAAGGAATTTCAATTAAAACAATACGGCTGAACTAACTTCTAGTCATTTAGTTTCCAAAATTCAAAAAcgttgtgaattaaaaaaaacattcaggaaGACCCTCTTTCTTCTGATTTATTTATCAGTACTTAATTAACGGGTCATTCTAAAACCTTACAAAGCCCTTCTTTAGACATACTCGTACCTATAGCTGTCacgtttctccttttttttttcttagttgagATTTCCTGATTTCCCTCACTAAATTAAAAGATCGCACTGCTGAGCGGTCACTTACACGCAGTCTTCTACTGGACATATCAGTCCGATGCCCTGACGTGCTGATTGCTCATTAAAGCCGCACGAGCAGAAGGAGTGCCTCAGACTTCCCGCGCTTTCTCACTAACGAGTCACTTGCGCGCGCCGCCGCTGATGATTTAAACCTGCGCTCTCTTGTTCATGTGGCGTTTCTGTTTGGCGAATTCACAGCATGGCACGTTTGGATTGTTGGTGCTTTTTCTGGCTGGTCGTTTGCCTGATGGGGGTGCAGTTTGTTTATGCGGCGTCAGGAGACTTGACCAAAAAATGCGATGGTGACAAGACGATGATGCTGTCAATTGCCGGCTCTCCGACCGTTTTTCTTCAAAGTGAGTGTGGCGTGTCCTCGGTACTTGGACTTGTTAGCTCCTGCGTATTCCAGTAAAGCTAGTAAACTAACTTTTTCAGAGACGAGTGTTGGACTGGTAAAGGTGACCAACAATCTCCCAGGAGTTGTCATCCGTGAAAAGTCTGGCCGCACCACACTAACTGTGCCCTTTTCTTCAACGCACGGTTATGCGTCTGAGAAGGTGAGTAGCGCCGACGTTTCAGCCGTTGgttactgtttttaaattaagttgTATGTCATTTGTGGTCTGAGCCTCTTCTGCTCACTTTAGAGCTCCCAATACGTCGTGACCATTGCCGTTGGATCTCGCTCAAATCTGAAAACCTTCACATGCCCTAAGCCAGGTATGTTTCTGTTCAGGGTTGGAACATGGAGTCTTTAAAATAaacccacacttttttttttttaaaaaaggtcgTCGAGTTCTTAAGCTTCCAGCTGATAGATGTGCAGTTGTGGACAGCGAGAAGCTCCCTTGTGGAGGGTCTTCATCCATCACTCAAGCAGACTGTGAAGCCAGCAACTGTTGCTATGATTCAAGCAGCAGCAACAGTCCATGCTACTATGCCAATGATGGTGAGTGGTTGGAGAGTGCGAGTGAGGAAAGGTGGCTGCTACTGGATATTCATGCTTGTGTTTGGTTTGGCCAGTGACTGTGCAGTGCACCCTGGATGGccagtttgtggtggtggtgtctgAGAATGTGACCCTTCCTTCCCTGGATCTTGGGTCCATCCAGTTGGTGGACAGCAGTTCCCCCAGCTGCAGCCCTGTGACCAGCCTGTCCAGCTTTGTCATGTACCAGTTTCCAGTCAGTGCCTGTGGCAGCACAGTTCAGGTGAGACTCCATCTTGGTGATGTGCAGCAACAAGCACTCTGTCAACCATAGGAAGCCAGAGAGCTGAGTAATCTGATCTTGTATTAGACCTGATGGCTTGTGGTGGATCTAATATTTTAGTCCTCATTCTGTAATTCTGTCCTAGTAAAGGGGATCAGGTTTGTTCTAAAGTTGTTGGACCATACAGACCTTAGAAATGTCTTGCTGATGTGCTAGAAATTGAAACCCCCTGCAATGACTTCAGAGATTGCAGTAATTCTAATGTCCCTGTTTCAGCTTTCTGGTGGCAATGTGACCTACCAGAACACCATGTCTGCTGCCATTACTGTGAGGAGTGGTCCAGAGGGCTCCATCACCAGGGACAGTGTCTACAAGTAAGGCTTCTGAACCTGCTTCCCCTAACCCTAAATGTGCTCTACCTGCTGTGTTGTGGTGTTTCTCTCCTCAGgttattcttccagtgcacctactcgggaagccaggatgtgcaagtggaggctgaggtgtatactgtggcgccacctcttccagtagtagaGCAAGGTCCATTTGACCTGGAATTGGTCATTGCTACAGGtactgttgggtggggtccatgATCATTTTATTTCCATTCACAGAATGGTTTGAAGGTACAATAAAACCTGGTAGATTTGTAGTTACAAGAATCGTATGGTTAGGGTATGCAATTTCCAGTAATTTCTGCTCTTTTCCATGGTCAGATTCCTCCTATGGCTCCTACTATATGGATGCGGACTACCCAGTGACCAAAACTCTGAGGGATCCTGTGGCTGTGGAAGTGCACATCGTGAACAGGACTGACCCTAACCTTGTGCTGACTCTAGGGGACTGCTGGGTCACTCCAGGACCTTCTGCTTCCAGCCAGCCCCAGTGGAGCCTTCTGGTGAATGGGTAGGTGACCACCTTGTGGGAGGGTGAGGTGAAGAGGGTGGCTGGTCCATGCTAACTGGAGGTCTGTTTGTCCCAGGTGCCCATACGCAGGGGACAACTATTTGACTAGCTTGGTGACAGtggacagcacatctggagtAGACTACCCAAGTCATTACAAGAGATTTGTGTTTGAGATGTTTGCCTTTGTGGACCCTGTAGCTCAGCAAGCCTTGGCTGAAAAGGTGGGCTTTTTTGTGGAAAAGGGTAATCCTGCCTTATTTCTGTGGTCTTGCTTGAAATACTGTGATGGGCTTAAGTTTGGAGATCGGTGTATGGATACAAACCAGTGACGTCCAAAGCTTCTCTGCTGTGTGGTTTCACGATTTGTCCCTGGCTTTTATCTGTAgatcttcatctactgtgttgCTGCTGCCTGCTATCCCTCTGCCACAGACCCCTGTACTCAGAGCTGCCCTGTAAGAAGTAAGTAGCCCGTGGCAGTTTTTGGCTGTGGTTTTGTTTTGTAGGACAAGGTGTCGCTGTTACTACAGTAATTCAGTGCCTTGTAATTGATGCTTTGCACACTGGTATGGAGACTGCTTGTCTCATAGACATGGGGTGTGAAATCTGGTTGACTGCCTGGTAAAGGGGGCTCGGTGTGTGAAGCtaaacagaatttaattttttttttcctcccaggaTCTGGCAGAGCTGCAGAAAAGGTGGAACAAATTGCTTCATCCAGGAAGAATGTGCTCATTCACAGTGGTCCTGTGGTTTTTGAGGCTGACGGTATGCAAACCTCCAGACTGGAGCAGAAAGGTAACCATCTTGATCCTTCTAGAGTAGTCCAGAGTTCTGCTTGAGGTCTTCATCCTTGACTGTATGGCTTGGAGAGTAAATGTCCTTTGTCTTCCTCCCACAGCCTCTCTTCCCACTGGATACCTGGTGCTGGGAGCTGCAGCTGCCATGTTGATGGTCATCTTGGTTTTAGCTATAGTTGCTTTGAGAAGGTTGAACAAGCAGAAAGAGaatctgaaattttaaataaaaggctcTTCATGAATGGTTGGAATcttgtgcaatttttaaatggAGTGACACCTGTGGGTCTTGTGTCTAAAGCTCTAGCTGTcgattttttgttttatgaaatgGGTGGTGACCTACACTTCAGCCGTAAACCCACCCTTGAACTCTTTTGTTGCATTTATTGCAGGCCTCCTTTACTTATCACATCCCATCTTTGCCAAGTCAACTCAAGGAGTGCTTTTAATGGGTTGTTGGACGACCAGGGAACTGTCTGCTTGTACAGGACTGCTTTCTATTGAACTCTGGGATGTGTCTGAGCTACCCT is from Polypterus senegalus isolate Bchr_013 unplaced genomic scaffold, ASM1683550v1 scaffold_5794, whole genome shotgun sequence and encodes:
- the LOC120521932 gene encoding zona pellucida sperm-binding protein 4-like; its protein translation is MARLDCWCFFWLVVCLMGVQFVYAASGDLTKKCDGDKTMMLSIAGSPTVFLQKTSVGLVKVTNNLPGVVIREKSGRTTLTVPFSSTHGYASEKSSQYVVTIAVGSRSNLKTFTCPKPGRRVLKLPADRCAVVDSEKLPCGGSSSITQADCEASNCCYDSSSSNSPCYYANDVTVQCTLDGQFVVVVSENVTLPSLDLGSIQLVDSSSPSCSPVTSLSSFVMYQFPVSACGSTVQLSGGNVTYQNTMSAAITVRSGPEGSITRDSVYKLFFQCTYSGSQDVQVEAEVYTVAPPLPVVEQGPFDLELVIATDSSYGSYYMDADYPVTKTLRDPVAVEVHIVNRTDPNLVLTLGDCWVTPGPSASSQPQWSLLVNGCPYAGDNYLTSLVTVDSTSGVDYPSHYKRFVFEMFAFVDPVAQQALAEKIFIYCVAAACYPSATDPCTQSCPVRRSGRAAEKVEQIASSRKNVLIHSGPVVFEADGMQTSRLEQKASLPTGYLVLGAAAAMLMVILVLAIVALRRLNKQKENLKF